In the Candidatus Cloacimonadota bacterium genome, AGGATCGGTATCCTTGAGTCAGGTTATTTTTATGGGTGGAAAATTGATAAACGGCATCAATATAGCAGGAAAGCTTTACCATTTGCAGGAAAAGCGATACTGGCTTGAAGAGCAGAATCTTATCTTTAATACAATCGATCTTTACTACAAAACAAAACTTGCAGTTGAAGTTGCCGAGATCCAGCAGGAAGCCTTGAATTTTGCCAATCTTTATTTTCAACAGGTACAGGATATGTATCAGGAAGGGCTGGTTTCAGAATATGATCAGCTGCGGGCAGAACTGGAAGTACAGAAGCTGGAACCGGAAGTATTGGAAGCGGACAAAAATGCCAGATTAGCTCGGGAAAGCTTTGCCAATCATCTTAATCTGGATGAATCTGATATCCAGTTAATTGATGATATTGAATTACCAGAAATGGAAGAGATCGACCTGGAAGTAGCAATCGAAGAAGCGATGCAAAACCGTATGGAACTGGAACTTTCAGAGATCGGTGTGAATGTGAACAAAGTTACTTTACGTTACGAAAAAGGTAACTTTTTACCGAATATAGGTATCACAGCCGATTATTCATATTTCGGTGCAGATGAAGAAAAGATCGAAAGTGATGACTGGGGAAGCTCTTACACGATAGGAATTGGATTTTCCATGCCGCTTTTTACAGGATTTTCCAATTCATCCAAGATAAGAAAAGCCCGACATTCCCTGAAGCAGGCAGAACTTGATCATCGTAGTTTGCAGGAGATGATCGAGCTGGATGTGCGAAATTCCTACTGGCAGTTGAAAGCTGATCTGGAAAAGATCAACACGCAAAATCGTAACGTGGAACTGGCAACAAAAGGACTTGATATTGCTAATGCCCGTTATGAAAATCAGGTTTCCAATCAGCTGGAAGTGATTGATGCTCAACTGCAATTGAAAGCTGCAAAATTAAGCTATATGAATGCCAGATATTCAGCGTTGATTTCCTACAAGAAAATGCTGAAAGCAATGGGCAGAGAATTATAAAAATGAATAAAAATACCCGTCTTTCTGAGGAATCTACAAATTTTCGAAGAAAAATCTCTTTCTACGGCATCTATAGCTTTACTTACGAAGAATCTCATGAAATATCTTGCAGCTTTACTTCTCAAGTAGTAAAGAGATTCTACCTGATAACAATGTGCAAGAGACGTACAGCCTTCGCTCAGCTTCGGCTTGGCAGGCAGAATGACGGTTAATATTATAAATAATAAATATAAACGGAGATAGAAATGAGATTAAAATTAATTATCTTTTTAGTGATAGCAAGCTTGCTTTTCCTGGGATGTGCCAAACAGGAAAAAGCAGAACAAAAGAACATGGAACAAATTTACAAAGAAGAGGGAATTCCCGTGGAAGTGCAGTCGATGCAACCAGAGACTTTTGTAAAAGAATTATCCTACAACGCTACTCTTACCGGAATGCGTCAATCGGCAGCTTCTGCAATGATTGGTGGCAGGATCGAAAAAGTTCATGTGAAAGTTGGTGATTATGTGAAAAAAGATCAGGTTATGTTCGAATTTCCCGAAGATGCACCTGCCGGTCAAATGACGCAGGCAAAAGCAGCTTACGATCTGGCGGAATCTACTTACAACAGAATGCAGAACTTATATGAAAAAGGTGGTATTTCCAAACAGGATCTGGATGGAGTGGAAACGCAGTACGAAGTGGCAAAAGCCAATCTGGATGCGGTTTTACAGATGCTTAAAGTACGAGCACCTATCGATGGTTACGTAACTTCGGTAAGTGTGCAGGAAACTGATGGTGTTCACGCTGAAACTGTGCTGGCGTTAGTTTCTCAAACCAGGAAAATGAAAGCGCGCATCTGGGCTACCGAAGACGAAGTCTGTCAGATGAAAACAGGACAGAAAGCAACAGCAACCTGGAACGGAATTACCTTAATTGGTAAAGTTACAGAAGTAGCTATTTCTATGGACATGGCACACAATGCTTTTGGAGTGGATCTGGTTTTCGATAATTCTCAAAACATGTGCAAAAGCGGTGTTATCGGTGAAATTGCCATTCAGACTTACGTTAATGATAAGGCATTCGTAATAGAACGTTCCAGCGTGAAAGATGATATGAACGGAATGTATGTTTTCATAGCACAAGATGGTAAAGCTGTGAAATCTTACATTCAAACCGGACAGGAAAACGGTTCATTTGAAATCATCGATGGAATTGCCAAAGGTGATCAGGTCATTGTGAAGGGCTTGAATCTGGTAACTGATGGAGCAAAAGTAAAAATAGTAGCTACTGGCAATTAGCCTTTGCCCCATGCACTTAGCATTTACGGAGTAAATTATGTTTTTATCAAAAGTATCAATAAATAGACCGGTGATGATAACGATGATCATTATGGTTTTCGTTGTCTTTGGATTGCTGGCATTTTTCGGCTTGCCCATCAATCTGATGCCAAAGGCGGATCTGCCGTTTGTAACGATCCAGACAATCTATCCGGGAGCCGGTCCGGCCGAAATCGAAACTCAGATCAGTAAGAAGATCGAGGATGCAGTTTCCACGATTAGTAACATCAATTACATAGAATCGTATTCCATGGATAATGTTTCACTGGTGATCATGAGTTTTGAACTGACCAAAGATGTGGATGTGGCAACGGCGGAAGTTACACAGAAAGTCGATGCCATTATAAATGAATTACCCGAAGAGATCGATAAACCAACGATCGGAAAATATGATATGAGTGCCGAACCGATCATTGAACTGGTCCTCAGCGGAACTCTTTCCGGACTCAAGCTTTTTGAAATTGCCGATAAAGAATTGAAGGATCGATTTTCTCAGATCGAGGGAGTGGCAAACGTTAATATTTCCGGCGGCCAAAAACGCGAAATTCATGTGAAGTTCGATGATAAAGTTGTCTTCCAGAACATGATCTCGATCCCGCAATTTGCTCAGATCCTGGCAGCACACAATATGGATATGCCGGGTGGACAATTCCAGCAGAAAGATCAGGAATATTCTGTGCGGCTTTCCGGCGAACTGGATGCAGTGCAGGAACTTAAAGAACTGGAAATTCCAACTTATTTTGGAAAGAAAAAATTAAATCAACTGGCAGAAGTTACAGATGCCGGAGAGGAGATTCGCAAGCGTTCAGTGTATTTCAATAACCAGGAAAAAGTGAGTAACGATAACATTGTGCGAATCAGTATCGTAAAAACTTCCGAAGGAAATCCGGTAGATATTGCTCGTGATGTTCGCAAAGCTCTTTCTTCCATCAAAAATGAACTTCCTGTGGGAACGGAGCTGGAGATCGTGGACGATTCCTCCCGTTTTATCGAAAGTTCGGTAAGCGACACGCTGAACAACGTGCTGCTGGGAATCATTTTTACCGGTATTGTTCTGCTGTTTTTCCTGCACGATCTGCGCTCAACTCTTATCGTGGCAATCGCCATGCCTACTTCGATTATCTCCACCTTTATGGCGATGCAGTGGGCCGGCTTCAGTATGAATATTTTATCTTTGATGGGACTTTCTACCTCGGTGGGAATTCTGGTAACGAACTCAGTTGTAGTTTTGGAAAACATTTTCCGGCACAAGGAAATGGGACATTCCAGGCGAGTTGCTGCTGATTCTGGAACCGCTGAGATCACAGTTGCCGTTGTAGCTTCCACACTCACAAATATCGTGGTGTTCCTGCCGCTGGCAATGATCCAGACGATTGCCGGGCAGTTCATTCGTGAGTTTGCTCTCACAGTGGTTTTTGCTACCGTATTTTCATTGTTAGTTTCCTTCACCATCACGCCGATGATGGCTTCGCTGTTGATTCCTGAAAAGAAAAAAGTCAGCAAGATCGGTGATAAAATGGAAGCGATGTTCCACAACTGGGAAAAGGGTTACGGCAAAATACTGGCACATTTCATCAAAAATAAATGGCGTGCTCTGGGAGTGGTCGTTATTTCCTTCGTCATCTTCCTTGGAACGATGGGTTTTCTGGGACCGCGAATGGGATTTGAATTCATGCCGATGACCGATGAAGGCAATATTCAGATCGAATTTGAATTGCCGGAAGGTTATAATCTGGCAGAAACCGGACAGATATATCAGGAAATTGAAAATAGAATTTCCCAATATAATGAAGTTAAACACATGCTTTCCACTTTGGGATCGCAGGGCTTTATCGATGAAGGAGTGAATCTGGCTTCGATAAACGTGAAACTGGTAGATGTGGAAGAAAGGGAATTTTCCAGCGAAGAAATGGCTGATAAATTTATTCGTGATCTTTCTACAATTCCAAATGCCAAGATCAAAGTTCAAGTCTCTTCCTCAACGGGCGGAGGACCGGGAGCTGCTGTGGAATTTTATCTGCAGGGTCAGGATATGGAAATGCTGAAAACTCTTACAAACGAATTTGTGGAAAAGACGAAAACAATTCCCGGACTGATAAATTACGATAATAATCTGCGTACCGGAAAACCGGAAATAACACTGATCCCCAAAAGGGAAATGCTGGCTGCAAATGGCCTTACGATTTATGATCTGGCTCTAACTTTACGAACAGGTATTGAAGGGATCGTAGCTACGCAATATCGGGAAGGCGGAAATGAATACGACGTAAAATTATCGTTAAAAGACACTTCTGTGGATACTCCTGATAAGATCAGAAATATTCCTGTAATTACGCAGGCAGGAGCGTTCCGACTTTCTCAACTGGCAGATATCGAATTTACCAAAGGGTCTACTAAAATCGTACATAGAGATAAATTCAAATCTATTCAGTTCACAGCCGGTGTAGCAATTGGTTATGCTCAGGGTGATGTGGTGAATGGCATTAGAAAAATAATGAATGAATTTGATCTGCCGGAAGGTTATCGTTTCGACTGGGGCGGATCCAGCGAAATGATGGAAGAAAATAACCGTGAAATGGGAAAAGCTTTCATGATCGCGATCCTGCTTACCTACATGCTGCTGGCTGCAATTTTGGAAAGTTTCACCAAACCTATCCTTATTCTGATGACTTTGCCCCTGGCATTGATCGGAGTGATGTGGATCATGTATATCACCGGAACGATATTCAGTCTGGTTTCTATGATGGCTGTGATCATGCTGCTGGGAATTGTAGTGAATGCTGCCATCCTGCTTCTGGATTACACTCAGATGTTGCGTGAAGACGGCAGATCTACTCATGATGCACTTTTGGAAGCATGTCCCACCAAATTCAAACCGATTTTGATGAGTACAATTGCTATCATCATGGGAATGCTGCCGATGGCAGTGGGAATTGGTTCTGCCGGAGCTGAGATGCGTCAACCACTTGGTATAGTCAGTATCGGCGGTCTGGTAGTTTCCACTATCATGACGCTGTTCATGATCCCGGCGTTTTATTATCTGACAACACATAAATTTGTGAAGAAAGTAGAGAAGGTGTAACTTGCCCTGAACTCACCCTTGCTATTTCCCTCTCTTCAAACAAGAGAGGGAACATAAGAATAGCAAGAAGACTGTGAATTTATACCTGTCGGATTAAAAGATCCGGCAGGTTTTTTTATTCCCAAGGTTTTTTTCTGGGAAAAACCTTCTTCATCCATTATTTCTTGTTCCTAAACCTGCCTGCCAGTTCGTAGTCTCAATTTCTCGGGACGAAGACTGGTTTGGGAACATCATTTTTTAAGAAACTCCCTTTCAGCCTTTCACCTTTTCTCCCATTCACCCCTTCACCCGATCACCCTTTCATCTTTTTTCCGCTTGACTTTTATGTCTTGTTTCAAATCAATCAAAACAAAAAAAAATGGGTCATTTCCCAAATGGAAATCGACTAAACGAGGTAAGAAAATGGATCGAGTTGAATTGCTTAAAAGATTAACGTTAACCCCCGGAATATCCGGGCATGAACATAGAATTGCTAAGATAATGAAAGAAGAATTAGGAGATATTTCTGAATTCTCCAGAGATAATATGGGTTCCTGTACTTTTAAATTGAAAGGCAGCAGCGAAAATCCCAAGATCATGTTTGTTGCCCACATGGATGAAATAGGTTTTATTGTTGCAGATATTTTGCCCGGTGGTTTTATCAAAATGCAGAATATCGGTGGTTGGAATCCCAATACATTGATGTCATCTCCGGTAGAAATCATCAATTCCAAAGGCAAAAAATATCCTGGAATTATTGGTGCAGTTCCGGTTCATTTTCTCAAAAACAGAAAGGTTGCCAAGCCTGAACTGGACAATATATTCGTTGATATCGGAGCAGATTCCAAAGAGGAAGTGGAAAATGAGTTTGGAATACGGTTGGGAGATGAAATAACTCCAATTCCGCATTTTCATTATGACCAGAAAAAACGCAAAATGATGAGTAAAGCTTTCGACGATCGAGCCGGAGTAGCTGCTGTGATCGAAATTGGTAAGATTACAGCTGAGATGCAGCATCCAAACACGGTTTATTGCGTGGGAAGTGTGCAGGAAGAAGTCGGTACGCGTGGTGCGCAGACGCTGGCAAATTATACTGATGCGGACGTCTGCATTGTGCTGGAAGGCGCTCCGGCAGACGATATTCCCGGCATTCCATTCACTTCTCAAACCGGTGTAGGCAAAGGCGCTCATGTGCGCATCTTCGATCCCACCATGATCGTGAATCCGAAATTGAAAACTTTCGTGGCAGATCTGGCGAAAGAAAATGATATCAATATTCAGCTCACAGTTCGCAAAGGTGGCGGCACCGACGGACGTCAATTTCATGTGGCAAAGCGTGGAATTCCTACAATAGTTCTGGGAATTCCGGTGCGCTATGCCCACAGCCACAATTGCCTGAGCAGCATGAATGATTTCGGTGATTTGATCAAATTACTTACAGTGATCGTTCAGAATCTGGATGAGAAGAAACTGGGAGAGATATTAGAATAAGCTCTTCTTTGGAAGGGGAGATGTTCTGCACTTAAAATATTGCAGAACAGAGGGGTTAAATCAGATCAATTATCAGTTTGAACCCACCTTTAATCGAAAGAATTCCTCGACGCTCTGCATCGGGGTTTTCCAAATTTTCTCCCCTGTATGAGGCGAGATCCGGCTTCATTGCATTATGCACTGATGAGATGAAGAGGGAAGAAACCCAGGAACTGACTTTAGGCAAAAGCTTAAGGTGAGAACGGGAAAAATTTTGTATTGTTCTTACCCCAGACTTCGTTCCTGGGGCAAGTCCAATTCCACTCTGAAAAGGTCTCGTTGCAGATTCTCGCAATCGACACTTTCAGAGTGGAATTTGAAATTCATACAGCCTTGAAAGTGCTAAATAGATAGAAAATTTGATAGAAGCCTTTTCAAGGTTTGGAAATAATGGAGATAGCCAAAAATGAATTTGACATCAAAGCATTGCCAATTATATTTGGTAAAGGATGATTTAAATGCCATTAAGTGGAAAAGAAATGCTGGCTTTGTATATTAAAGCTGGTTGGCAAAAGTTAAGTTCAAAAGGAAGTCATGTGAAAGTAGGGAAAGGTTCTTCACGACAGATCATTCCAATGCATAAAGAGCTGAAGAAAGGCATAGAAAGTAAACTCTTGAAGTTTTTGAAGGAGGAAAAATAATGCATTATCATTTTCAAATCCATGAAGAAGATAAAGGTTATTGGGCAGAATGTAAAGAACTGGATGGCTGCATTACACAAGCAGATGATTTAGAAGAATTAAAGAAAAATATGCATCAGGCTCTTAATCTTTTTCTTTCAGAACCGGAAAATTCACAGATTTTATTTCCTTTACCAGATAATAGTTATGAAAACTCGAAGGTTGAAAATATTGAAGTAGAACCCAAAGTAGCGCTTTCTTTTCTTTTACGTCGACAAAGAATTTTAAGTAAACTAACTCAATCTGAAGTTGCAAAACGTCTCGGGCTAAAAAGCATCTGGAGTTATCAACGTTTGGAAAAACCATCTTCGGCAAATGCTTCTGTTACAACCTTGTCAAAGCTTTTACAGGTTTTTCCTGATCTGGAGCTTGATATGGTTTTTAAATAAAATTATTGAGAAATGTAAGAATAGAAAAAATCTCGTATTGTTCTTACCCCAGACTTCGTTCCTGGGGCAAGTCCAATTCCACTGAAAAGGTCTCTTTCGCAGATTCTCGCAATCGACACTTTCAGAGTGACCTACGGTATCGAACCTTGAAAGTGCTAAGTAGGAGGATAAATCGCAAGAAGCCTTTTCAAGGTTGGATATCAACCACCAACCTTTCCCTAACAATCTCAAACCGATTTGTTTCATGACGATCGATCTGGTAAACATGATCCAGTACATCAAAAATACTGGCACCAACTACAGTTTTGACCACTGAAAGCTGCACACCATTCCACTCAATTGTTTTTATTAATGCTTTTAGATCTTTGGTTTGCTCTCTCTTCTTGCGAATACGAGTAAAGAAGAATTCTGTAGCTTCTTGAAATTCAGCAGTTATGGTTTGGAATTTGTCAAAATAATCTGCTGGCGGTTTCACCGTAACTTCTTCGAATTTATAATATTCCATCGCTCGCATTTTTTTATCGGTGAGTAGAACGATATCTTTTAATTGCAGAGCTTTCGGCATGGATTTGTTCAAGGTGTCGAAAAGATATTCTGTGTCGGTGAGTTCTTTCATCACGAAATCAAAATATTCGTTTTTGCCCTGCACTCCCAGAGAAAGCGGCGGACCGAAACTGACCATGGGATGCACGTTATAACCCTGGGAATAAGAAATCGGCAGATCGGTAGCTCGAAATACATTATAGATCATTCGCACCAGATCGAGATTGGTCACATAACTCAGTTTATCCATTTTACTAAAAAAAGCTCGATAATAAATATTGGGACGGCTGTCATGAATTTTTTCGCGAAGTGTAATTGGTTTAGATTCAAGTGGTTTTGTATATTTAGGTTGGATTTCATCCACACAAAGTCCGCAACCGGTACAATTACCATCACGGCAATCTGATAGCGTATTCTGCTTTTCGGCAAGTTGCCATTCCTGTTTCAAAAACTTTTGTGAAATTCCCAGATCAATATCCTGCCAGATTAATTCGGAATCCAAAAGAATCTGTTTTGTATATTCATCCCAGTTCAAATCAATTTCATCG is a window encoding:
- a CDS encoding TolC family protein, whose protein sequence is MKRDLVIIMLLILSLSLFGMRNLTLQESVELARENNKGLQKAREEVGKYRQEYNNVRGNLFPQISLSGGYQFSHTRLPDSAIPNLPSLVSMLDSTATDNDYLISGYIDDGFSSFLPAKESDEYSLAGSVSLSQVIFMGGKLINGINIAGKLYHLQEKRYWLEEQNLIFNTIDLYYKTKLAVEVAEIQQEALNFANLYFQQVQDMYQEGLVSEYDQLRAELEVQKLEPEVLEADKNARLARESFANHLNLDESDIQLIDDIELPEMEEIDLEVAIEEAMQNRMELELSEIGVNVNKVTLRYEKGNFLPNIGITADYSYFGADEEKIESDDWGSSYTIGIGFSMPLFTGFSNSSKIRKARHSLKQAELDHRSLQEMIELDVRNSYWQLKADLEKINTQNRNVELATKGLDIANARYENQVSNQLEVIDAQLQLKAAKLSYMNARYSALISYKKMLKAMGREL
- a CDS encoding efflux RND transporter periplasmic adaptor subunit, whose protein sequence is MRLKLIIFLVIASLLFLGCAKQEKAEQKNMEQIYKEEGIPVEVQSMQPETFVKELSYNATLTGMRQSAASAMIGGRIEKVHVKVGDYVKKDQVMFEFPEDAPAGQMTQAKAAYDLAESTYNRMQNLYEKGGISKQDLDGVETQYEVAKANLDAVLQMLKVRAPIDGYVTSVSVQETDGVHAETVLALVSQTRKMKARIWATEDEVCQMKTGQKATATWNGITLIGKVTEVAISMDMAHNAFGVDLVFDNSQNMCKSGVIGEIAIQTYVNDKAFVIERSSVKDDMNGMYVFIAQDGKAVKSYIQTGQENGSFEIIDGIAKGDQVIVKGLNLVTDGAKVKIVATGN
- a CDS encoding efflux RND transporter permease subunit: MFLSKVSINRPVMITMIIMVFVVFGLLAFFGLPINLMPKADLPFVTIQTIYPGAGPAEIETQISKKIEDAVSTISNINYIESYSMDNVSLVIMSFELTKDVDVATAEVTQKVDAIINELPEEIDKPTIGKYDMSAEPIIELVLSGTLSGLKLFEIADKELKDRFSQIEGVANVNISGGQKREIHVKFDDKVVFQNMISIPQFAQILAAHNMDMPGGQFQQKDQEYSVRLSGELDAVQELKELEIPTYFGKKKLNQLAEVTDAGEEIRKRSVYFNNQEKVSNDNIVRISIVKTSEGNPVDIARDVRKALSSIKNELPVGTELEIVDDSSRFIESSVSDTLNNVLLGIIFTGIVLLFFLHDLRSTLIVAIAMPTSIISTFMAMQWAGFSMNILSLMGLSTSVGILVTNSVVVLENIFRHKEMGHSRRVAADSGTAEITVAVVASTLTNIVVFLPLAMIQTIAGQFIREFALTVVFATVFSLLVSFTITPMMASLLIPEKKKVSKIGDKMEAMFHNWEKGYGKILAHFIKNKWRALGVVVISFVIFLGTMGFLGPRMGFEFMPMTDEGNIQIEFELPEGYNLAETGQIYQEIENRISQYNEVKHMLSTLGSQGFIDEGVNLASINVKLVDVEEREFSSEEMADKFIRDLSTIPNAKIKVQVSSSTGGGPGAAVEFYLQGQDMEMLKTLTNEFVEKTKTIPGLINYDNNLRTGKPEITLIPKREMLAANGLTIYDLALTLRTGIEGIVATQYREGGNEYDVKLSLKDTSVDTPDKIRNIPVITQAGAFRLSQLADIEFTKGSTKIVHRDKFKSIQFTAGVAIGYAQGDVVNGIRKIMNEFDLPEGYRFDWGGSSEMMEENNREMGKAFMIAILLTYMLLAAILESFTKPILILMTLPLALIGVMWIMYITGTIFSLVSMMAVIMLLGIVVNAAILLLDYTQMLREDGRSTHDALLEACPTKFKPILMSTIAIIMGMLPMAVGIGSAGAEMRQPLGIVSIGGLVVSTIMTLFMIPAFYYLTTHKFVKKVEKV
- a CDS encoding M42 family metallopeptidase; amino-acid sequence: MKEELGDISEFSRDNMGSCTFKLKGSSENPKIMFVAHMDEIGFIVADILPGGFIKMQNIGGWNPNTLMSSPVEIINSKGKKYPGIIGAVPVHFLKNRKVAKPELDNIFVDIGADSKEEVENEFGIRLGDEITPIPHFHYDQKKRKMMSKAFDDRAGVAAVIEIGKITAEMQHPNTVYCVGSVQEEVGTRGAQTLANYTDADVCIVLEGAPADDIPGIPFTSQTGVGKGAHVRIFDPTMIVNPKLKTFVADLAKENDINIQLTVRKGGGTDGRQFHVAKRGIPTIVLGIPVRYAHSHNCLSSMNDFGDLIKLLTVIVQNLDEKKLGEILE
- a CDS encoding type II toxin-antitoxin system HicA family toxin, which gives rise to MLALYIKAGWQKLSSKGSHVKVGKGSSRQIIPMHKELKKGIESKLLKFLKEEK
- a CDS encoding type II toxin-antitoxin system HicB family antitoxin; the protein is MHYHFQIHEEDKGYWAECKELDGCITQADDLEELKKNMHQALNLFLSEPENSQILFPLPDNSYENSKVENIEVEPKVALSFLLRRQRILSKLTQSEVAKRLGLKSIWSYQRLEKPSSANASVTTLSKLLQVFPDLELDMVFK